In Methylomagnum ishizawai, one DNA window encodes the following:
- a CDS encoding DUF58 domain-containing protein produces MASPTLKQRFDLQRFFRGDQAVPGPIVLTHRLVFIVPNQRGLGLALLLFILWLTSINYSSNLGFILTFLLVAIALLGMLHGYRNLAGLSIRPKPSPPVFAGEQARWELMVANPGLLPRYAVWCRCKGAEPVRIDIAAEATANPALGLPTAQRGWLEPGTVRIYSEFPLGLFHAWSLLNFQERILVYPRPAPTPMDFPISGGYGRFNRQAHSAEDFHGFQTYQAGDPLRHIHWKGVAKGHDPQVKRYVGGETEDLAFAFEETPGGDTESRLSRLCRWIIDAEAAGLRYSLSLPGTRIAANSGAAHSRLCLKTLALFQL; encoded by the coding sequence ATGGCTTCCCCCACCCTCAAGCAACGCTTCGACCTGCAACGCTTTTTCCGGGGCGATCAAGCGGTGCCCGGTCCTATCGTGCTGACCCATCGTTTGGTTTTCATCGTACCGAACCAGCGCGGGCTGGGGCTGGCCTTGCTCTTGTTCATCCTGTGGCTGACCTCGATCAACTACAGCAGCAACCTGGGTTTCATCCTGACTTTCCTATTGGTCGCCATCGCCCTGCTGGGGATGCTTCATGGCTATCGCAATCTCGCCGGACTATCGATCCGGCCCAAACCCAGCCCGCCGGTCTTTGCGGGCGAGCAGGCCCGTTGGGAACTCATGGTCGCCAATCCCGGCCTGTTGCCGCGCTACGCGGTGTGGTGCCGCTGCAAGGGGGCGGAGCCGGTACGGATCGATATCGCCGCCGAAGCCACCGCCAACCCCGCGCTGGGCCTGCCGACCGCCCAGCGCGGCTGGCTCGAACCGGGCACGGTGCGGATTTACAGCGAATTCCCGCTGGGCCTGTTCCATGCGTGGTCGCTGCTGAATTTCCAGGAACGCATCCTGGTTTATCCGCGGCCCGCGCCCACGCCCATGGATTTCCCGATCTCGGGCGGCTATGGCCGCTTCAACCGACAAGCGCATAGCGCCGAGGATTTCCACGGCTTCCAGACCTATCAAGCGGGCGATCCCTTGCGACATATCCATTGGAAGGGCGTCGCCAAGGGCCACGATCCGCAAGTCAAACGCTACGTGGGTGGCGAGACCGAGGATTTGGCCTTCGCGTTCGAAGAAACCCCCGGCGGCGACACCGAAAGTCGCTTGAGCCGCCTCTGCCGCTGGATCATCGACGCCGAAGCCGCCGGGCTGCGTTATTCCCTCAGCCTGCCCGGTACCCGCATCGCCGCCAATTCCGGGGCCGCCCATAGCCGCCTTTGCCTCAAAACCCTCGCCCTGTTCCAGCTATGA